The proteins below are encoded in one region of Thioalkalivibrio sp. K90mix:
- a CDS encoding HDOD domain-containing protein, protein MARSRDASQERWIDRFRVLETLGESARDGLYVAHDGVLDRRVMVRTLTHQALGDAEARDDLMRAARAVSRFRHPHSAAIFEAGPWDEGLYLVCEYIEGETLDALLARGRLPLDRALALMREIVDALAAAHEQGIVHGSLQPANITVGADGHARVTGLGLALPEGSEQAAGHQTQTRHYLAREQLCGGPPTVAADVFSLGALFYELLAGRRAFSGDADRDAPGEMEADVPEPPSKHTGEGDERLDAIALRALRPDPHERYASAQALREAFLAVTEGRETEAGDPGDFILRRIRRKPDFPGISAHIREITQCSGDSQQRSVAELSNAVLKDYATTQKLLRLANSPFYSNFGGNIRTVSRAVVLLGFEQVRTAALGLVLLENLKGGSQSARLMQAMVQTLFSAMLARTLARQLGGVESEQAFVCALFHDIGRMLALYYLPEEADEIQIRQTQGVSEGSAARQVLGLSYEALARAVLEDWNFPREIVQAVERAPEGTLPAVRDPDQRLHRIVTLASEMAGRIIHQDPAEQDLALAELRRRYKASLDVEATGMRRAIQGGREHLEQFLSVVKLPREGQEHLRQLRRNLGVGETAQGGDVPDEEALLDANGGLAADGPGSGAASPAEQAAALMESLTDMLDAMVEGFELNPLVQATLENIYQVLGLRRAMLMLADRERRTLVAHTAFGHEAESLSGRLRLSLSGSGNVLSLAMTQRKDMVISDSSDPAISRYIPAEFRDALDARSFLLLPLGVRERCVGLLYLELAPGSTELDPLVLRALKSVRNQLALAICEARS, encoded by the coding sequence ATGGCGAGGTCGCGTGACGCGAGCCAGGAACGCTGGATCGATCGGTTTCGTGTGCTGGAGACACTGGGGGAGAGTGCGCGCGACGGCCTGTATGTCGCGCATGACGGCGTACTGGACCGACGCGTGATGGTACGTACGCTGACGCACCAGGCTCTGGGCGATGCCGAGGCGCGTGATGACCTGATGCGCGCGGCCCGCGCGGTGAGCCGTTTCCGGCATCCCCACAGCGCGGCGATCTTCGAAGCGGGGCCCTGGGACGAGGGTCTCTATCTCGTATGCGAGTACATCGAGGGCGAAACGCTGGATGCCCTGCTCGCCAGGGGACGGCTGCCGCTGGACCGCGCCCTGGCGCTGATGCGCGAGATTGTCGATGCCCTGGCGGCTGCGCACGAGCAGGGGATTGTTCATGGGTCGCTGCAGCCTGCGAACATCACGGTTGGTGCGGACGGTCATGCGCGAGTCACCGGTCTGGGGCTCGCGTTGCCTGAGGGTAGCGAACAGGCCGCGGGGCATCAGACACAGACGCGCCATTACCTGGCCCGGGAGCAGCTGTGTGGAGGGCCGCCGACAGTGGCAGCGGACGTGTTCTCGCTGGGCGCGCTGTTCTACGAACTCCTGGCGGGACGGCGGGCCTTTTCCGGGGACGCCGACCGGGATGCGCCGGGTGAGATGGAAGCCGATGTTCCCGAACCGCCGTCGAAGCACACAGGCGAGGGCGACGAACGCCTGGATGCCATCGCCCTGAGGGCACTGCGCCCCGATCCGCACGAGCGTTACGCATCGGCCCAGGCGCTGCGCGAGGCGTTTCTCGCCGTGACCGAGGGCCGCGAGACCGAGGCGGGGGATCCGGGCGATTTCATCCTTCGCCGGATCCGGCGCAAGCCGGATTTCCCGGGGATCTCGGCCCACATTCGCGAGATTACGCAGTGCTCGGGCGACAGCCAGCAGCGCTCGGTCGCCGAGTTGTCGAATGCGGTGCTGAAGGACTACGCGACCACACAAAAGCTTCTGCGGCTGGCCAATTCCCCTTTCTACAGCAACTTCGGCGGCAACATCCGCACGGTCTCCCGGGCGGTCGTCCTGCTGGGATTCGAGCAGGTGCGCACGGCGGCGCTTGGCCTCGTGCTGCTGGAGAACCTCAAGGGCGGCAGCCAGTCCGCTCGCCTGATGCAGGCGATGGTGCAAACGCTGTTCAGCGCGATGCTGGCACGCACGCTGGCCCGGCAGCTCGGCGGGGTCGAAAGCGAACAGGCGTTTGTCTGCGCACTGTTCCACGACATCGGTCGGATGCTGGCCCTCTACTACCTCCCCGAGGAGGCCGACGAGATTCAGATCCGGCAGACGCAGGGCGTTTCCGAGGGCAGTGCGGCGCGCCAGGTGCTTGGCCTCTCGTACGAGGCACTGGCGCGTGCCGTGCTGGAGGACTGGAACTTCCCGCGCGAGATCGTGCAGGCGGTCGAACGGGCGCCCGAGGGCACGCTGCCGGCCGTACGCGACCCGGACCAGCGTCTGCATCGGATCGTAACCCTGGCCAGCGAGATGGCGGGTCGCATTATCCACCAGGACCCGGCGGAGCAGGATCTCGCCCTGGCCGAACTACGGCGCCGCTACAAGGCGTCGCTGGACGTCGAAGCTACGGGTATGCGGCGGGCCATTCAGGGCGGGCGCGAGCATCTCGAGCAGTTTCTGAGCGTGGTCAAGCTGCCGCGTGAGGGGCAGGAACATCTGCGGCAACTGCGGCGGAATCTGGGGGTTGGCGAGACCGCGCAGGGTGGCGATGTTCCGGACGAGGAGGCCCTGCTGGATGCCAATGGCGGCCTGGCGGCCGACGGCCCGGGTTCCGGGGCGGCGTCACCGGCCGAGCAGGCGGCGGCCCTGATGGAGTCGCTGACGGACATGCTCGATGCGATGGTCGAGGGGTTCGAGCTGAACCCGCTGGTCCAGGCGACGCTGGAGAATATCTACCAGGTGCTCGGACTGCGCCGCGCGATGCTGATGCTGGCGGATCGGGAACGCCGCACGCTGGTGGCCCATACCGCGTTCGGGCATGAGGCGGAATCCCTGTCCGGGCGTCTGCGCCTGTCGCTGAGTGGCTCGGGCAATGTGCTCTCGCTGGCCATGACACAGCGCAAGGACATGGTGATCAGCGACAGTTCGGACCCGGCGATCAGCCGCTACATTCCGGCGGAGTTCCGTGATGCGCTGGATGCGCGCAGTTTTCTCTTGCTGCCTCTGGGTGTGCGTGAGCGCTGTGTGGGGCTGCTGTACCTGGAGTTGGCGCCGGGCAGTACGGAACTGGACCCGCTGGTGCTGCGCGCGCTGAAATCGGTTCGGAATCAGCTGGCCCTGGCGATCTGCGAGGCGCGGTCCTGA
- a CDS encoding Hsp20/alpha crystallin family protein produces the protein MDLQKLKPWNWFKREEQEQPEVLPARRDDATGDPLLRMHQEMDRMFDQFLGRVPGSALAGRTGSLWLKPSVDIAEGRKAYRISVEVPGISEDEIDLSIDGDDLIISGEKRQEHEEDEEGYHRIERSYGQFRRVLSLPGDADTDRISARFKNGVLDVQVPRRKDGERPGVRRIEIER, from the coding sequence ATGGACCTGCAAAAGCTGAAGCCGTGGAACTGGTTCAAGCGCGAGGAACAGGAACAGCCCGAGGTCCTGCCCGCGCGGCGCGATGACGCCACGGGCGACCCGCTGCTGCGGATGCACCAGGAGATGGACCGGATGTTCGACCAGTTCCTTGGCCGTGTGCCAGGCAGCGCCCTCGCGGGCCGTACCGGCTCGCTGTGGCTGAAGCCCAGCGTGGATATCGCCGAGGGACGCAAGGCCTACCGGATATCGGTGGAGGTGCCCGGGATCTCGGAGGACGAGATCGACCTTTCCATCGATGGGGACGATCTGATCATCTCGGGCGAGAAACGCCAGGAACACGAGGAAGACGAGGAGGGCTACCACCGGATCGAGCGCAGTTACGGGCAGTTTCGTCGGGTCCTGAGCCTTCCCGGTGATGCCGACACGGATCGTATATCGGCCCGCTTCAAGAACGGGGTGCTGGATGTCCAAGTCCCTCGCCGCAAGGATGGTGAGCGCCCCGGGGTGCGGCGAATCGAGATTGAACGTTAG
- a CDS encoding adenosine deaminase codes for MQDAIARLPKVELHLHIEGTLEPELLFRLAERNDVDLPYRSIDEVRAAYQFQDLQSFLDIYYAGACVLLTEQDFYDLTWAYLQRCQQDHVRHTEIFFDPQTHTERGVAFATVIDGITRALDDGERELGISSRLILCFLRHLSAEAAMETFEASRPYRDRIAAFGLDSAEQGHPPEKFRAVFDRVRDAGFRVVAHAGEEGPPEYIRQALDVLQVHRIDHGVQAEQDPSLLRRLAQEQIPLTVCPLSNIKLCVFDRLEDHNLKRLLDAGLRVTINSDDPAYFGGYIGENFRATTEALALSIDDLEQLARNAVEAAFLDDPARQHLHDEITDWRRSVA; via the coding sequence ATGCAAGACGCGATCGCCCGCCTCCCCAAGGTGGAACTGCACCTGCACATCGAGGGCACCCTGGAGCCGGAACTCCTGTTCCGGCTGGCCGAACGCAACGACGTGGATCTGCCCTATCGTTCGATCGACGAGGTGCGCGCGGCCTACCAGTTCCAGGACCTGCAGTCGTTTCTGGATATCTACTATGCGGGGGCCTGTGTCCTGCTGACCGAGCAGGACTTCTACGACCTGACGTGGGCCTATCTGCAGCGCTGCCAGCAGGATCACGTACGCCACACCGAGATCTTCTTCGATCCCCAGACGCATACTGAACGTGGCGTGGCGTTCGCGACGGTGATCGATGGCATCACCCGCGCCCTGGACGATGGCGAACGCGAGCTGGGCATCTCCAGCCGCCTGATCCTGTGCTTTCTGCGCCACCTGAGCGCCGAGGCCGCGATGGAGACCTTCGAGGCGTCCCGGCCCTACCGCGACCGCATTGCGGCATTCGGCCTGGACTCGGCCGAACAGGGCCACCCGCCGGAGAAATTCCGGGCGGTGTTCGATCGCGTGCGCGATGCTGGCTTCCGGGTTGTCGCCCACGCCGGTGAGGAGGGCCCGCCCGAATACATCCGCCAGGCCCTGGACGTGCTGCAGGTCCACCGCATTGATCACGGCGTGCAGGCCGAGCAGGACCCCTCCCTGCTGCGCCGGCTTGCGCAGGAACAGATCCCGCTGACCGTCTGCCCGCTGTCGAACATCAAACTCTGCGTGTTCGACCGGCTCGAGGACCACAACCTGAAGCGCCTGCTCGATGCCGGGCTGCGGGTCACTATCAACTCCGATGATCCCGCCTACTTCGGCGGCTACATCGGCGAGAACTTCCGCGCGACCACCGAAGCGCTGGCACTGTCGATCGACGACCTGGAACAGCTCGCCCGCAACGCGGTCGAAGCCGCCTTCCTGGACGATCCGGCCCGCCAGCACCTGCACGACGAAATCACGGACTGGCGCCGCAGCGTCGCCTGA
- a CDS encoding sialidase family protein: MPRTTYIHAWPALGILAGLALAFGPTPTLADEEPHTRILWQDPVEVARGEAYRGPWRMNASDFRYVDDASVAINDHGDVVVVWVDQVEQAILLQRYDRDGQAVLDEPTRIGGEPDTFSWLPRVAIEPVPDDEDEFTVHLLWQEILFTGGDHGGEILYARSRDGGRSFEDHQNLSNSRDGAGKGRITAHRWDNGSLDLLLAAEGQVVAAWTEYRGPLRVTYSSDNGESFAEPETVNDGAEKPARAPSLAQTPSGRVLLVWSEGDDPYADLRIATSEEMGQGFSAPTTALETPGHADAPSLVVDDDGTVHLAFGAIPANDLEDYRQPYHRRLHLAQADADSLEFTSAKKLDADDWAGGFPTLARSADRLYLVWQRYQHPTDRPYGLAFTHAPLDTLEFARVEPVPGTVDRPYSGGLQGQLKRRMAVNAAGEIAIAQSRFVPGSHSDILLIRGQAQDR, translated from the coding sequence ATGCCTCGAACCACGTACATACACGCCTGGCCCGCCCTCGGCATCCTTGCCGGGTTGGCTCTCGCGTTTGGGCCCACACCCACCCTCGCGGACGAGGAGCCCCACACCCGAATCCTCTGGCAGGATCCCGTCGAGGTCGCCCGTGGCGAAGCCTACCGAGGCCCCTGGCGCATGAATGCCTCCGACTTTCGCTATGTGGACGATGCCTCGGTGGCGATCAACGACCACGGCGACGTGGTCGTCGTCTGGGTTGACCAGGTGGAGCAGGCGATCTTGCTGCAACGCTACGACCGCGACGGTCAGGCGGTCCTGGACGAACCCACTCGCATCGGCGGCGAGCCCGACACCTTCTCCTGGCTGCCGCGCGTCGCGATCGAGCCGGTGCCGGATGACGAGGACGAATTCACCGTTCACCTGCTCTGGCAGGAGATCCTGTTTACCGGTGGCGACCACGGCGGGGAGATCCTCTATGCCCGCTCCCGGGACGGCGGCCGCTCGTTCGAGGATCATCAAAACCTGTCGAACTCGCGCGACGGGGCCGGCAAGGGACGCATCACCGCACATCGCTGGGACAACGGCAGCCTGGATCTGCTGCTGGCCGCGGAGGGTCAGGTCGTCGCGGCCTGGACCGAATACCGGGGTCCGTTGCGCGTCACCTATTCGTCCGACAACGGCGAGAGCTTCGCGGAACCCGAGACGGTCAACGACGGCGCCGAAAAACCGGCCCGCGCACCGAGTCTGGCCCAGACCCCCTCCGGGCGCGTCCTGCTGGTCTGGTCGGAGGGCGACGATCCGTATGCCGACCTCCGCATTGCCACCTCGGAGGAGATGGGCCAAGGCTTTTCCGCTCCCACAACAGCCCTGGAAACCCCGGGTCATGCCGATGCGCCTTCGCTCGTGGTGGATGATGACGGCACCGTGCACCTCGCCTTCGGCGCGATCCCCGCAAACGACCTGGAAGACTACCGCCAGCCCTACCACCGCCGACTGCATCTCGCCCAGGCCGATGCCGACAGCCTGGAGTTCACCTCGGCGAAGAAACTGGACGCGGACGACTGGGCGGGCGGCTTCCCTACGCTGGCCCGCTCCGCCGACCGGCTCTATCTCGTCTGGCAGCGCTATCAACACCCGACCGACCGCCCGTACGGCCTCGCGTTTACCCACGCCCCACTGGACACCCTGGAGTTCGCGCGCGTCGAGCCCGTCCCGGGGACCGTCGACCGGCCCTACAGCGGCGGGCTTCAGGGGCAGCTGAAACGGCGGATGGCGGTCAACGCGGCTGGCGAGATCGCGATTGCCCAGAGCCGCTTTGTCCCCGGTAGCCACAGCGACATCCTGTTGATCCGCGGACAGGCGCAGGACCGCTGA
- a CDS encoding diguanylate cyclase: protein MRILVVDRSRVFRALWSRMVGTAGHEASMAGTGAEGLARLDIFRAELACVSLSLPDMDGLEFCRAARKRRYGRGLPLIILTSNPDMRIRERAFAAGATDVHDRTNIGELFQQAERYAQPLESLLSGRILYVEDSPTAARYLRRALEPMGLDIVHYTSASDALAAFDPSQFDLVLSDILVEGELSGMGLVGCIRQQCPDMTEMPIVAMSGLDDQHRRAEIFRLGVNDFVTKPFQGDELRARLYNLLNNKRLMEEVRLQRQKHYEMAMVDPLTGLSNRNALTEFASRFFDEPCSHDQPLALILMDLDHFKDINDRHGHLVGDEVLAAIGQLLRAVAAPGEIPVRFGGEELLMLMPGSDLFDAHTRAEDLRQRVQDLHPAGLPLTASFGVTSREPGSDAELNDLFRAADEAVYNAKAQGRNCVVSLPGKHHNSAAEYYG, encoded by the coding sequence ATGAGGATCCTGGTCGTCGATCGCTCGCGCGTGTTCCGGGCACTGTGGAGCCGCATGGTGGGCACCGCCGGGCATGAAGCCAGCATGGCCGGCACCGGCGCCGAGGGGCTCGCACGTCTGGACATCTTCCGCGCAGAGCTGGCCTGCGTTTCGCTAAGCCTGCCCGACATGGATGGCCTGGAATTCTGCCGCGCGGCGCGCAAGAGGCGTTACGGCCGCGGGCTCCCGCTGATCATCCTTACGTCCAACCCTGATATGCGCATTCGCGAACGCGCCTTCGCCGCGGGCGCGACCGATGTCCATGACCGAACCAACATTGGGGAACTGTTCCAGCAGGCCGAACGCTACGCGCAGCCGCTGGAGAGCCTCCTCAGCGGACGGATTCTGTATGTGGAGGACAGCCCCACTGCCGCACGCTACCTGCGTCGCGCCCTGGAGCCCATGGGCCTCGATATCGTGCACTACACCAGTGCCTCCGATGCCCTCGCGGCCTTCGACCCCTCGCAGTTTGACCTGGTCCTGAGCGACATCCTGGTTGAGGGAGAGCTGAGCGGAATGGGGCTTGTGGGTTGCATCCGGCAGCAATGCCCGGACATGACCGAGATGCCAATCGTCGCCATGTCGGGCCTGGATGACCAGCATCGACGGGCGGAAATTTTTCGACTCGGTGTCAATGACTTCGTTACCAAACCTTTCCAGGGAGATGAACTTCGGGCGCGCCTGTACAACCTGTTGAACAACAAACGCCTGATGGAAGAGGTCCGCCTTCAGCGCCAGAAGCACTACGAGATGGCGATGGTTGATCCACTGACCGGTCTGAGCAATCGCAATGCCCTGACGGAGTTCGCCAGCCGATTCTTCGATGAACCCTGCAGCCACGACCAACCGCTGGCCCTGATCCTGATGGACCTCGACCACTTCAAGGACATCAATGACCGTCACGGCCACCTGGTCGGCGACGAGGTCCTCGCGGCCATTGGCCAACTGCTGCGCGCGGTTGCCGCGCCCGGCGAGATCCCCGTCCGCTTCGGCGGCGAGGAGTTGCTGATGCTAATGCCAGGCAGCGACTTGTTCGATGCCCATACCCGTGCCGAGGACCTGCGCCAGCGGGTCCAGGATCTGCACCCGGCGGGCCTGCCGCTCACCGCGTCCTTCGGAGTCACCAGCCGAGAGCCCGGGAGTGATGCCGAACTCAACGACCTGTTCCGCGCAGCCGACGAGGCGGTCTACAACGCCAAGGCCCAGGGGCGGAACTGCGTCGTCTCCCTACCCGGAAAGCATCACAACTCTGCCGCGGAATACTACGGCTGA
- a CDS encoding rhomboid family intramembrane serine protease has protein sequence MEQDFYITLFIIAGTVATSVWAWQRPRVLERMIYWPPAVARGEYWRLITHGFIHADGTHLAFNMITLFFFGMAMERVLVPEIGVLGFVAFYLAGIVLAILPTHLRHRNNRFYRSLGASGAVSAVLFAYILLQPWSMLFVFFIPMPAIVFAAAYVAYSFWAQRQARDNVNHSAHLWGGAWGVGFMLLLEPALFGRFVQELLSPLGG, from the coding sequence ATGGAACAGGACTTTTACATCACGCTGTTCATCATCGCGGGTACCGTCGCGACCTCCGTCTGGGCCTGGCAGCGCCCGCGCGTACTCGAGCGGATGATCTACTGGCCACCGGCGGTGGCCCGCGGCGAATACTGGCGGCTGATCACCCACGGGTTCATCCACGCGGACGGCACCCATCTCGCGTTCAACATGATTACGCTGTTCTTCTTCGGCATGGCCATGGAGCGTGTGCTGGTCCCAGAGATTGGCGTACTCGGCTTTGTGGCGTTCTACCTGGCCGGCATCGTGCTGGCGATCCTGCCCACCCACCTGCGTCACCGGAACAACCGCTTCTATCGCAGCCTGGGGGCCTCGGGTGCGGTCTCGGCCGTTTTGTTCGCCTATATCCTGCTTCAGCCCTGGTCGATGCTGTTCGTGTTCTTCATCCCGATGCCGGCGATCGTGTTCGCGGCCGCCTACGTGGCCTATTCGTTCTGGGCGCAGCGGCAGGCGCGCGACAACGTGAATCACAGCGCCCACCTCTGGGGCGGTGCCTGGGGCGTGGGCTTCATGCTTCTACTCGAGCCGGCCCTGTTCGGTCGCTTCGTGCAGGAACTCCTGTCGCCGCTTGGGGGCTAG
- a CDS encoding DUF2235 domain-containing protein, with protein MTRRIVICADGTWNRPEEDVESDVPTNVLRLARAVAPVDAAGDTQQVFYDWGVGSYHARISGGVTGRGIHKNITDAYRYIVQNYASGTELFLFGFSRGAYTVRSLCGLINNCGILRRPDARLIEEAFRLYKRTGAAYKPEGKHSRAFREAHSHPSREIRFVGAWDTVGALGIPFSVLGLFDRTDEFYDTKLGPNVRIARHALAIDERRADFEPTLWEPREGLDLDQQWFAGVHADIGGGYPPDAQGLRVADIALDWMLEQASAGGLEFEPHLPASLRPDSRAAIHQSRRHIYRLRRTLVRDLDQGDSPTRLHPSVEARYRQSRDYRPPNLKAYLDKRSRDR; from the coding sequence ATGACGCGTCGTATCGTGATCTGCGCGGACGGGACCTGGAACCGTCCGGAGGAGGACGTCGAATCCGACGTCCCCACCAACGTCTTGCGCCTGGCCCGCGCGGTAGCGCCCGTGGACGCCGCCGGCGATACCCAGCAGGTGTTCTATGACTGGGGTGTGGGGTCGTACCACGCCCGGATCAGTGGCGGCGTGACCGGGCGGGGCATCCACAAGAACATCACCGATGCCTACCGCTACATCGTGCAGAACTACGCCTCGGGGACCGAGCTTTTCCTGTTTGGATTCAGCCGGGGTGCGTACACCGTGCGCAGCCTGTGCGGTCTGATCAACAACTGCGGGATTCTCCGGCGTCCGGATGCGCGTCTGATCGAGGAGGCCTTTCGCCTGTACAAACGCACGGGGGCGGCGTACAAGCCCGAAGGCAAGCACTCGCGCGCCTTTCGCGAGGCGCACAGCCACCCCTCGCGGGAGATCCGTTTCGTGGGTGCCTGGGATACCGTCGGGGCACTGGGCATCCCGTTTTCGGTGCTCGGACTGTTCGACCGCACGGACGAGTTCTACGACACCAAGTTGGGCCCGAACGTCCGCATCGCGCGCCATGCACTGGCCATCGACGAGCGCCGGGCAGATTTCGAACCCACCCTGTGGGAGCCGCGCGAAGGACTGGACCTGGACCAGCAGTGGTTCGCCGGGGTGCACGCGGATATCGGGGGCGGCTATCCACCCGATGCCCAGGGGCTGCGGGTCGCCGATATTGCCCTGGACTGGATGCTGGAGCAGGCATCCGCCGGAGGACTGGAGTTCGAGCCGCACCTTCCGGCCAGCCTGCGCCCCGACTCTCGCGCCGCGATCCACCAGTCGCGGCGTCACATCTATCGCTTGCGCCGCACACTGGTCCGGGACCTCGACCAGGGGGATTCTCCGACGCGGCTGCACCCGTCGGTCGAAGCACGCTACCGGCAGTCCCGCGACTACCGTCCTCCAAACCTCAAGGCCTATCTCGACAAGCGATCCCGCGACAGGTGA
- a CDS encoding amidase, which produces MKGDDAGQTPGAREYHQLDACACAAAVRDGEVVPESLLRCALGRLDAVNPVLNAVCIDARSRAKARIDEGVKGPFAGVPYLVKDLLQDVKGLPSTLGSRSCRQVIAPASADTVKRAEAAGLVILGKTTTPEFGLKGITESALWGATRNPWDTERSPGGSSGGAAAAVAAGIVPMAGANDGAGSIRIPASYCGLFGLKPSRGRVPVTPLAGEAWEGAVSEGVLSRSVRDSARMLDVLSSGHSASAPFRVEPPPASFEALARHEAGRLRIGWNVDSPVDGRVDRDCVEAVERTAGLLEAQGHVVERVTNWPVDGRHVARSVLALLYGQVAAFVARARERGARWDDFELDTRTLARLGRALTAGEYARARQGWHRVSLALATLFERHDLLLLPTVAMPPPRIGELEPAPLVRALQELALYLPVGRWMLNSRFLERMTFENLERTPFTLTANLAGIPAMSVPLHWDRAGLPVGVQFMAPWGEEGRLLSLATQLEAVQPWFDRVPPPLPGTGQG; this is translated from the coding sequence ATGAAAGGAGACGACGCTGGCCAGACCCCGGGAGCGCGCGAGTATCACCAATTGGATGCCTGCGCCTGTGCGGCGGCCGTGCGTGACGGGGAGGTCGTTCCCGAGTCCCTGCTGCGGTGCGCGCTGGGGCGCCTGGATGCGGTGAACCCCGTGCTCAATGCGGTTTGCATCGATGCCCGATCGCGTGCCAAGGCACGAATCGACGAGGGCGTTAAGGGACCATTCGCCGGGGTCCCGTACCTGGTCAAGGACCTCCTGCAGGACGTCAAGGGGCTTCCTTCGACCCTGGGTAGTCGATCCTGCCGTCAGGTGATTGCGCCGGCGAGTGCCGACACCGTAAAACGAGCCGAAGCGGCGGGGCTGGTAATTCTGGGCAAGACCACGACGCCCGAATTCGGGCTCAAGGGGATTACGGAGTCCGCGCTCTGGGGGGCAACCCGCAATCCTTGGGATACCGAGCGCTCGCCCGGCGGTTCCAGTGGTGGCGCGGCGGCGGCCGTGGCGGCCGGGATTGTGCCCATGGCGGGTGCCAATGACGGCGCCGGGTCGATTCGCATACCGGCCTCGTACTGCGGCCTGTTCGGACTGAAACCTTCGCGCGGTCGGGTGCCGGTGACGCCGCTGGCGGGCGAGGCCTGGGAAGGCGCGGTGAGCGAGGGGGTGCTTTCGCGCAGTGTGCGCGACAGTGCTCGAATGCTCGATGTCTTGTCCTCCGGACACAGTGCTTCCGCGCCCTTTCGGGTGGAGCCCCCTCCGGCAAGCTTCGAGGCGCTCGCCCGGCACGAGGCGGGACGCCTGCGGATCGGCTGGAACGTCGATTCGCCCGTGGACGGACGGGTCGATCGCGACTGTGTGGAGGCGGTCGAGCGGACCGCCGGTTTACTGGAAGCCCAAGGGCACGTCGTTGAGCGTGTGACCAACTGGCCGGTGGATGGCCGGCATGTGGCGCGGTCGGTACTGGCGTTGTTGTACGGGCAGGTGGCGGCATTCGTGGCGCGTGCGCGCGAACGGGGTGCGCGCTGGGACGACTTCGAGCTGGATACACGCACACTGGCGCGGCTGGGGCGGGCTTTGACCGCGGGGGAATACGCCCGCGCGCGGCAGGGCTGGCATCGCGTCAGTCTGGCGCTGGCGACGCTATTCGAGCGCCATGACCTCCTGCTACTACCGACCGTGGCGATGCCGCCGCCGCGGATCGGCGAGCTGGAGCCAGCGCCCCTGGTTCGTGCCCTGCAGGAGCTCGCCCTGTACCTGCCGGTGGGGCGCTGGATGCTGAACAGCCGCTTTCTGGAGCGGATGACCTTCGAGAACCTGGAGCGTACCCCGTTCACCCTGACGGCCAACCTGGCCGGGATCCCCGCGATGTCGGTACCGCTGCACTGGGATCGTGCCGGGCTGCCTGTGGGCGTGCAGTTCATGGCGCCCTGGGGCGAGGAAGGGCGGCTGCTGTCGCTGGCGACTCAGCTGGAGGCCGTGCAGCCCTGGTTTGACCGGGTGCCGCCACCCCTGCCGGGCACAGGGCAGGGCTGA
- a CDS encoding isoaspartyl peptidase/L-asparaginase family protein, with the protein MASKAFSLMIHGGAGRIREVQDPLVAEQYHAAMLRVLEAGRERLARGERALDTVEYCAALLEDDPLFNAGTGAALTRAGTVELDAAIMDGTTLGVGAVGAVRGIANPIRLARAILEDGAHVLLVAEGAANFARQAGLPPIDESRLITAQRREQLERTLRRGTVTLDHDESAPGTIGAVARDQRGHLAAATSTGGMNGQRPGRVGDSPIAGAGVYADDHTAAISATGLGEHFLRSVFAKDLADRIELLDLGGTEALAASLRRLRDRLDGYGGAIVIDHAGRCAAGTTTPRMIHGWIEHGGASETRIDP; encoded by the coding sequence ATGGCCTCGAAGGCCTTTTCGTTGATGATCCACGGCGGGGCCGGACGCATCCGCGAGGTGCAGGACCCGCTGGTTGCCGAGCAGTACCACGCCGCGATGCTGCGGGTACTGGAGGCCGGCCGCGAGCGCCTGGCCCGTGGCGAACGTGCGCTGGATACCGTTGAATACTGCGCGGCGCTGCTCGAGGACGACCCGCTGTTCAACGCCGGTACGGGAGCCGCGTTGACGCGCGCGGGCACGGTCGAGCTGGACGCCGCGATCATGGACGGCACAACCCTCGGAGTGGGGGCCGTGGGCGCGGTGCGCGGGATCGCCAATCCCATCCGCCTGGCCCGCGCAATCCTGGAGGACGGCGCGCATGTGCTGCTGGTTGCGGAGGGGGCCGCAAACTTTGCCCGGCAGGCCGGGCTGCCCCCGATCGACGAAAGCCGACTGATCACGGCGCAACGGCGGGAGCAACTGGAACGAACACTACGACGCGGCACAGTCACGCTGGACCATGACGAGTCCGCCCCGGGGACCATCGGCGCCGTCGCCCGCGATCAGCGCGGCCACCTGGCGGCGGCGACTTCCACCGGAGGCATGAATGGCCAGCGTCCCGGGCGCGTCGGGGATTCGCCCATTGCGGGCGCGGGCGTCTACGCGGACGATCACACTGCCGCCATCTCCGCGACCGGCCTCGGCGAGCATTTCCTGCGCAGTGTCTTCGCCAAGGACTTGGCCGACCGTATCGAACTGCTGGATCTCGGTGGCACCGAGGCCCTGGCCGCGAGCCTGCGGCGGCTGCGCGACCGACTGGACGGCTACGGCGGGGCGATCGTGATCGACCACGCGGGGCGCTGTGCGGCCGGCACCACCACCCCGCGCATGATCCACGGCTGGATCGAGCATGGCGGCGCCAGCGAGACACGTATCGACCCGTAA